The genomic DNA CGTCCGCCGCACCGCCGGCAGTCACCGAGGAACGCTTCGTATTCACTGCCAGCGGCAGCGAATACTTCCGCATCTGGATCGTCAACCTGCTGCTGACGATCGTCACCCTCGGCGTGTACAGCGCCTGGGCAAAGGTGCGTACGCACCAGTACTTCTACTCCAATATCCGGCTCGCCGGCAGCAGCTTCGAATACCACGGCAACCCGCTGGCCATCCTGAAGGGCTTACTGATCGGGGTCGCGCTGCTGGGCGGCTACCAGCTGGCGCTGCACCTGTCGCCCGTCGCCGGTTTCGCGATGATGGGCGTGATGGCCGCACTGTTGCCATGGCTGTTGTGGAAAAGCCTGCAGTTCGCCCTGCATAACAGCAGCTTCCGCGGCATCCGCTTCGGTTTTCGCGGCAGCCTGGGGGGCGCCTACCTGAATTACCTGGTGCTGCCGATCGCCTCGGTATTCACGCTGGGCCTGCTGTACCCGTTCGTGCACCAGCGCATCAAGCGCTTCCAGCACACGGAAAGCCGCTACGGCGACACGTTCTTCTCGTTCGACGCCAAGGTCGGCGCGTTCTACAAGGCCTACGGCCACCTGATCGTCTTGCAGATCGGTGGCGGTATCGCGCTCGGCATCGCCGGTGCCATCCTGGGTGCGTTGCTGGGCTGGGCCGGCCTCGGTGCCAAGGCAGGCATGATCGTGCCGTTCATCCTCATCTATCCGTACATGCTGTGCGTGACCTGGGCGTTCATGGCCGTGATCCAGAACCTGATCTGGAATCACACGCAACTGGGCCCGCACCGCTTCGTCTCCACGATGACGTGGCAGGGCTTGATGAAGCTGTACGTGACCAATACGCTGGGCATGATCTTCACGCTGGGCCTGTACATTCCGTTCGCCCACGTGCGCATGGTGAAGTACCGCCTCGAGTGCACGACGCTGCTGGTGGCGGGCAGCCTGGATGACGTCAGCGCCGTCAAGGGCGGCGAAGTCGGCGCGCTGGGCGACGGCGTGGTCGACCTGGCCGGTATCGACCTGTCGCTGTGATGACGGACGCCATCGCGGTGCCAGGCCGTTTCTACGACGGCCAGAGCGCACGGGCGCATCGCGTCGTGCTGAGCGTGCGCGATGGCCACGCATGCCTGGAGGGCGAAGCCCAACGCTGCGTGCCGCTGGCGCAGGTGCGGGTCTCCGAACGCACCGCCCGTGCGCCACGCAAGCTGACGTTCGCCGACGAGGCATGCTTCGAGCCGGACGAACGCGCCGCGATGGAGTCGCTGCTGCACGCCACCGGCCATCGGGACGGCAGCGTTGTACGGCTCCAGCAAAGCTGGCGCGCCGTCTCGATCGCCCTGGCCGCGCTGGTGCTGGTGCTCGCCACGGGCTACCTGTACGTGCTGCCGGCCGGCGCGGCCTGGATCGCGCGGGCCTTGCCACTGTCGGTGGAGCGCCAGCTGGGGCAGGGCGTGCTCGACGTGCTGGATCGCCACGCGTTCCGGCCGACCCGCCTGCCGGCCGCGCGCCGCACGGCGCTGGCGCAGGCATTTGCACGCCTGGCGCCGCCGCGGGATGGCGCGCCGCCGTATCGGCTGCTGTTCCGGCAAAGCCGCATCGGCCCGAACGCGTTCGCGCTGCCGTCCGGCGACATCGTGCTGACCGACGAACTGGTGACACTGCTGGAGGACGACCAGGCCATCCTGGCCACGCTGGCGCATGAACTGGGCCACCTGCACGAGCGCCACATGACGCGGCGGCTGATCCAGGGTTCCGTGGTGACGGCCGTGGGCACGTTGGTGTTCGGCGACGCCACGTCGTTGCTGGCCGGCCTGCCGGCCCTGGCGCTGGACCTGCGCTACTCGCGCGACGCCGAGCAGGAAGCGGACGATTACGCGGCGGCCATGCTGCGCCAGAACGGCATCGGGCTGGCGCACCTGGAGCGGCTGTTTGCGGCCCTGCAGGAACTGGAGGAGAAGGACGGGGCGCCGCCGCCCTATTTGTCCAGCCATCCGCCGTCGGCCGAGCGGCTGGCGCGGCTGCGCCGACAGCTCGACTGACGGCGCGTACCGTCGCTTCAGTGCGGCAGCACCAGTTTCACCACCAGGCCGTCGCCCAGCAACACCAGCGTGCTGCCGCCAGCGACGATCAGG from Pseudoduganella armeniaca includes the following:
- a CDS encoding YjgN family protein, which produces MSAVLEKITPSAAPPAVTEERFVFTASGSEYFRIWIVNLLLTIVTLGVYSAWAKVRTHQYFYSNIRLAGSSFEYHGNPLAILKGLLIGVALLGGYQLALHLSPVAGFAMMGVMAALLPWLLWKSLQFALHNSSFRGIRFGFRGSLGGAYLNYLVLPIASVFTLGLLYPFVHQRIKRFQHTESRYGDTFFSFDAKVGAFYKAYGHLIVLQIGGGIALGIAGAILGALLGWAGLGAKAGMIVPFILIYPYMLCVTWAFMAVIQNLIWNHTQLGPHRFVSTMTWQGLMKLYVTNTLGMIFTLGLYIPFAHVRMVKYRLECTTLLVAGSLDDVSAVKGGEVGALGDGVVDLAGIDLSL
- a CDS encoding M48 family metallopeptidase, with amino-acid sequence MTDAIAVPGRFYDGQSARAHRVVLSVRDGHACLEGEAQRCVPLAQVRVSERTARAPRKLTFADEACFEPDERAAMESLLHATGHRDGSVVRLQQSWRAVSIALAALVLVLATGYLYVLPAGAAWIARALPLSVERQLGQGVLDVLDRHAFRPTRLPAARRTALAQAFARLAPPRDGAPPYRLLFRQSRIGPNAFALPSGDIVLTDELVTLLEDDQAILATLAHELGHLHERHMTRRLIQGSVVTAVGTLVFGDATSLLAGLPALALDLRYSRDAEQEADDYAAAMLRQNGIGLAHLERLFAALQELEEKDGAPPPYLSSHPPSAERLARLRRQLD